The Rhodothermia bacterium sequence GAGCCGAGGCGGAATGGCTGGGTGATAAGCGCTACTCTGGAGATAGAGACCTTGAAAACCCGCTTGCTGCAGTGCAAATGGGCTTGATCTATGTAAATCCCGAAGGCCCTAATGGAAATCCAGATCCCATCGCAGCAGCCCGCGACATCCGCGAGACCTTTGCTCGTATGGCGATGAACGATGAAGAAACCGTTGCCCTCATCGCGGGGGGACATACTTTTGGAAAAACGCATGGCGCTGCTGATCCGGGTAAATACGTAGGCCGAGAACCAGCCGCCGCCAGTATCGAAGAACAAAGCTTAGGCTGGACCAATACTTTCGGAAAAGGAAACGCCGAAGATACCATTACCAGTGGTCTCGAAGGAGCATGGACCACTACGCCTACCCGCTGGAGCAACAACTTCTTCTGGAACCTGTTCGGATACGAATGGGAACTCACCACAAGTCCGGCAGGCGCACAACAATGGATTCCGAAGCATGGCCAAGGCGCAGATACTGTTCCAGATGCCCATATTTCGGGTAAAAGACATGCACCCATTATGCTAACAACCGACCTTTCGCTTCGGTTTGATCCAGAGTACGAGAAAATATCCCGCCGCTTTTTTGAACACCCAGATGAATTTGAGGACGCCTTTGCCCGCGCTTGGTTCAAGCTCACGCATCGCGACATGGGGCCAAAATCTCGTTACCTTGGCCCAGAAGTACCGCAAGAAGACCTCATCTGGCAAGACCCCATTCCGGCAGTAGATCATCCATTGGTGAACGAAGCTGACGTGACGGCACTTAAATCACAGATTTTAGCCTCTGGTCTCTCCGTTTCCGAGTTGGTCGCAACGGCGTGGGCTTCTGCTTCAACGTTCCGTGGCTCGGACAAACGTGGGGGCGCAAATGGCGCAAGAATCCGGCTATCGCCTCAAAATTCGTGGGCAGTGAACAATCCGGCACAACTCGAAAAGGTGTTGGGCACGTTAGAAAACCTTCAAAACGCCTTTAATGAAGCCCAAACAGATGGTAAAAGGGTCTCTTTAGCAGATTTGATCGTTTTGGGCGGCTGTGCAGCCATCGAAAAAGCCGCAGCCAATACCGGAATGACCGTTGAAGTGCCTTTTACCGCCGGAAGGGCCGATGCCACCCAAGACCAAACCGACATCGCTTCTTTTGTGGTGATGGAACCCCAAGCAGATGCCTTCAGAAATTATGCAAAACCAGCCTTCGCGGCGATTGCAGAGGAAATACTTGTGGATAAAGCCCAATTATTAACCTTAACCCCACCCGAAATGACGGTGCTGCTTGGTGGATTGAGGGTCATCAACATCAATACCGATGGATCGGCAACGGGTGTGCTGACCGATCGT is a genomic window containing:
- the katG gene encoding catalase/peroxidase HPI, which codes for MENVTQEAGKCPVAHNGTSKVRMSGTNNRDWWPNQLKLNILRQHAVASNPMDPDFDYAKAFSSLDLAAVKQDIVDLMTHSQDWWPADYGHYGPFFIRMAWHSAGTYRVGDGRGGAGSGTQRFAPLNSWPDNANLDKARLLLWPIKQKYGHSLSWADLMILAGNCALESMGFKTFGFAGGREDVWEPEEDIYWGAEAEWLGDKRYSGDRDLENPLAAVQMGLIYVNPEGPNGNPDPIAAARDIRETFARMAMNDEETVALIAGGHTFGKTHGAADPGKYVGREPAAASIEEQSLGWTNTFGKGNAEDTITSGLEGAWTTTPTRWSNNFFWNLFGYEWELTTSPAGAQQWIPKHGQGADTVPDAHISGKRHAPIMLTTDLSLRFDPEYEKISRRFFEHPDEFEDAFARAWFKLTHRDMGPKSRYLGPEVPQEDLIWQDPIPAVDHPLVNEADVTALKSQILASGLSVSELVATAWASASTFRGSDKRGGANGARIRLSPQNSWAVNNPAQLEKVLGTLENLQNAFNEAQTDGKRVSLADLIVLGGCAAIEKAAANTGMTVEVPFTAGRADATQDQTDIASFVVMEPQADAFRNYAKPAFAAIAEEILVDKAQLLTLTPPEMTVLLGGLRVININTDGSATGVLTDRPGALTNDFFVHILDVRTSWKATDEHHTVFEGRDRATGTLKWTGTRADLIFGSNTELRAIAEVYASADAQAKFVRDFVAVWNKVMNLDRFDLA